The following proteins are encoded in a genomic region of Pseudoxanthomonas suwonensis 11-1:
- the ald gene encoding alanine dehydrogenase: MLVGVPSETKVHEYRVGITPAGARELSAHGHQVLVQRGAGLGAGLADEAYEAAGAQLVDGAAEVYGRAELVVKVKEPQPDECAMLRAGQVLFAYLHLAPDRAQAEALLASGATAIAYETVTDAAGGLPLLAPMSEVAGRMAIQAGAHALEKAQGGSGVLLGGVPGVAPAEVLVLGGGTVGLNAARMAMGLGARVTVVDRSIERLRQIDELYGDRISTLYSVRDSIDDRLARSDLVIGAVLVPGAAAPRLVTRGQLKLMRPGSVLVDVAIDQGGCFETSRPTTHDAPTYEVDGIIHYCVANMPGAVARTSTFALANATLPRVLELAGKGVNQALGDDVHLRNGLNVHAGHITHRAVADALSLPFTQAAEALAS; the protein is encoded by the coding sequence ATGCTCGTCGGCGTCCCCAGCGAAACCAAGGTCCATGAGTACCGCGTCGGCATCACCCCGGCCGGCGCGCGCGAACTGTCCGCCCACGGCCACCAGGTCCTGGTCCAGCGCGGCGCCGGGCTAGGCGCCGGCCTGGCCGACGAGGCCTACGAGGCTGCCGGCGCGCAGCTGGTCGACGGCGCCGCCGAGGTCTACGGCCGCGCCGAGCTGGTGGTCAAGGTCAAGGAGCCGCAGCCGGACGAGTGCGCGATGCTGCGTGCCGGCCAGGTGCTGTTCGCCTACCTGCACCTGGCGCCGGACCGCGCCCAGGCCGAGGCCCTGCTGGCTTCCGGCGCGACCGCGATCGCCTACGAGACCGTGACCGATGCCGCCGGCGGCCTGCCGCTGCTGGCGCCGATGAGCGAGGTCGCCGGACGCATGGCGATCCAGGCCGGCGCGCATGCGCTGGAGAAGGCGCAGGGCGGCTCGGGCGTGCTGCTCGGCGGCGTGCCCGGCGTGGCCCCGGCCGAGGTGCTGGTACTGGGCGGCGGCACGGTCGGGCTCAACGCCGCGCGCATGGCCATGGGCCTGGGCGCGCGGGTTACCGTGGTCGACCGCTCGATCGAGCGCCTGCGCCAGATCGACGAACTCTACGGCGACCGCATCTCCACCCTCTATTCGGTCCGCGATTCCATCGACGACCGCCTGGCGCGCAGCGACCTGGTGATCGGCGCGGTGCTGGTGCCCGGCGCCGCCGCGCCGCGACTGGTCACGCGCGGACAGCTGAAGCTGATGCGCCCGGGTTCGGTGCTGGTGGACGTGGCCATCGACCAGGGCGGCTGCTTCGAGACCAGCCGACCGACCACGCACGACGCGCCGACCTACGAGGTCGACGGGATCATCCATTACTGCGTGGCCAACATGCCCGGCGCGGTGGCGCGCACCTCCACCTTCGCCCTGGCCAACGCCACCCTGCCGCGGGTGCTGGAGCTTGCCGGCAAGGGCGTCAACCAGGCGCTGGGCGACGACGTGCACCTGCGCAACGGTCTCAACGTGCACGCCGGCCACATCACCCACCGCGCCGTCGCCGACGCGCTGTCGCTCCCCTTCACCCAGGCAGCGGAGGCGCTGGCGTCCTGA
- a CDS encoding CoA-acylating methylmalonate-semialdehyde dehydrogenase encodes MTRQLHHYIAGQARPGAGGRNGEVFDPATGQVTAQVPLASTAEVRAAVDAAQAAFPAWAATPPLQRARVMFRLRALIERDADQLAKMITSEHGKTLSDARGEVTRGMEVVEFAAGIPHLLKGEYSASVGRDVDSWSERMPLGVVAGITPFNFPVMVPLWMAPVALACGNSFVLKPSEKVPSAALHLAGLLAEAGLPEGVFNVVNGDRGTVESLLDEPRVQALSFVGSTPVAAALYANGSERGKRVQALGGAKNHAVILPDADIDQAADALLGAAYGSAGERCMAISVAVCVGDQVADAMVEALAERVRNLRIGPGIEDPDMGPLVDAAHRARVRAAIDAGVADGATLVVDGRRHPCASGPGFFLGGSLFDHVQPGMRLWREEIFGPVLCVVRVPDFEAALALVDSHEYGNGTAVFTRSGGAAREYARRVQAGMVGINVPIPVPMAFHCFGGWKRSLFGPLHMHGPDGVRFFTRMRTITARWPEGAAGAEFVMPTMR; translated from the coding sequence ATGACCCGACAGCTCCACCACTACATCGCCGGCCAGGCCCGTCCCGGTGCCGGCGGCCGTAACGGCGAGGTGTTCGACCCGGCCACCGGCCAGGTGACCGCGCAGGTACCGTTGGCCTCCACCGCCGAAGTACGCGCGGCGGTGGACGCGGCACAGGCGGCGTTCCCGGCATGGGCGGCGACCCCGCCGCTGCAGCGGGCACGGGTGATGTTCCGGCTGCGGGCGCTGATCGAGCGCGATGCCGACCAGCTGGCGAAGATGATCACCTCCGAGCACGGCAAGACCCTGTCCGACGCACGCGGCGAGGTCACCCGCGGCATGGAGGTGGTGGAGTTCGCCGCCGGCATCCCGCACCTGCTCAAGGGCGAGTACTCCGCTTCCGTGGGCCGCGACGTGGACAGCTGGAGCGAGCGCATGCCGCTGGGCGTGGTTGCCGGCATCACCCCGTTCAACTTCCCGGTGATGGTACCGCTGTGGATGGCGCCGGTGGCGCTGGCCTGCGGCAACAGCTTCGTGCTCAAGCCTTCGGAGAAGGTGCCTTCGGCCGCGCTGCACCTGGCCGGGCTGCTGGCCGAGGCGGGCCTGCCCGAAGGCGTGTTCAACGTGGTCAACGGTGACCGCGGGACGGTCGAATCGCTGCTGGACGAGCCGCGGGTGCAGGCGCTGTCCTTCGTCGGCTCCACCCCGGTGGCCGCGGCGCTGTACGCGAACGGCAGCGAGCGCGGCAAGCGGGTGCAGGCCCTGGGTGGCGCCAAGAACCACGCCGTGATCCTGCCGGACGCGGACATCGACCAGGCCGCCGACGCCCTGCTCGGTGCGGCCTACGGTTCGGCCGGCGAGCGCTGCATGGCGATCTCGGTGGCGGTGTGCGTGGGCGACCAGGTCGCCGATGCCATGGTCGAGGCCCTGGCCGAACGCGTGCGCAACCTGCGCATCGGCCCCGGCATCGAGGACCCGGACATGGGCCCGCTGGTCGACGCAGCGCACCGTGCCCGGGTGCGCGCCGCGATCGACGCCGGCGTGGCCGACGGCGCCACCCTGGTGGTCGACGGCCGCCGCCATCCCTGCGCCTCGGGCCCGGGCTTCTTCCTCGGCGGCAGCCTGTTCGACCACGTGCAACCTGGCATGCGCCTGTGGCGCGAGGAGATCTTCGGCCCGGTGCTGTGCGTGGTCCGCGTGCCTGACTTCGAGGCCGCGCTGGCGCTGGTCGACAGCCACGAGTACGGAAACGGCACCGCGGTGTTCACCCGCAGCGGCGGAGCGGCACGCGAATACGCGCGGCGCGTCCAGGCCGGCATGGTCGGCATCAACGTCCCGATCCCGGTGCCGATGGCCTTTCACTGCTTCGGCGGCTGGAAGCGCTCGCTGTTCGGCCCGCTGCACATGCACGGGCCGGACGGCGTGCGCTTCTTCACCCGCATGCGCACGATCACGGCGCGCTGGCCGGAAGGCGCGGCCGGGGCGGAGTTCGTGATGCCGACGATGCGCTGA
- a CDS encoding DUF445 domain-containing protein, which yields MSSSEDPRQAQLRRMKAIALAMLLAMVAGFVTAHVMGNQGVWAWASAFCEAATVGALADWFAVVALFRHPLGLPIPHTAIIPRSKARIADSLAAFVRDHFLEPQTLLARLEVFDPAERLGQWLSRPEQSRKLAGMARGWALQALDLLDERAVRERIREFVVARLQAWDASATAGDVLGVLTADGRHQALLDEALRRLGRYLDSGDIKQRASGMLVKHARREWPRLVGTVDWVKPVEGIADSLAERIAHALLDELNEILSQPDHPMRRDYEQWLQSYVQRLRDDPRVGARVEKIKQELIGHASVQEYVSGLWDHIHTALRHDLEREDGVLAANLESSLAGLGAALGRDPELRAAINQHVMGGAEKLALRLRGGVTDYIAQTVKGWDERHLVRELELGVGRDLQYIRYNGTLVGGLIGLLLHAVIVWLET from the coding sequence ATGAGCAGCAGCGAGGATCCACGCCAGGCACAACTGCGCCGCATGAAGGCCATCGCCCTGGCGATGCTGCTGGCGATGGTCGCCGGCTTCGTCACCGCCCACGTGATGGGCAACCAGGGGGTGTGGGCCTGGGCGTCGGCATTCTGCGAGGCGGCCACGGTAGGCGCGCTGGCGGACTGGTTCGCGGTGGTGGCGCTGTTCCGCCATCCGCTCGGATTGCCGATCCCGCATACCGCGATCATCCCGCGCAGCAAGGCGCGCATCGCCGACAGCCTGGCCGCGTTCGTGCGCGACCATTTCCTCGAGCCGCAGACCCTGCTGGCGCGACTGGAGGTGTTCGATCCGGCCGAGCGCCTGGGCCAGTGGCTGTCGCGACCGGAGCAGTCCCGAAAGCTGGCCGGCATGGCGCGTGGCTGGGCACTGCAGGCGCTGGACCTGCTGGACGAGCGCGCGGTGCGCGAGCGCATCCGCGAATTCGTGGTCGCGCGGCTGCAGGCGTGGGATGCGTCGGCCACCGCCGGCGACGTGCTGGGCGTGCTCACCGCCGACGGCCGCCACCAGGCCCTGCTGGACGAGGCCCTGCGCCGGCTCGGGCGCTACCTGGACAGCGGGGACATCAAGCAGCGCGCCTCGGGCATGCTGGTCAAGCATGCGCGGCGCGAGTGGCCGCGGCTGGTCGGCACGGTGGACTGGGTCAAGCCGGTCGAAGGCATCGCCGACAGCCTGGCCGAACGCATCGCCCACGCCCTGCTGGACGAACTCAACGAGATCCTGTCCCAGCCCGACCACCCGATGCGGCGCGACTACGAGCAGTGGCTGCAGTCCTACGTGCAGCGCCTGCGCGACGATCCCAGGGTCGGCGCGCGGGTCGAGAAGATCAAGCAGGAGTTGATCGGCCACGCCAGCGTGCAGGAATACGTCAGCGGGCTGTGGGACCACATCCACACGGCGCTGCGCCACGACCTGGAACGCGAGGACGGCGTGCTGGCCGCGAACCTCGAAAGCTCGCTGGCAGGACTGGGCGCGGCACTGGGGCGCGATCCGGAGCTGCGCGCGGCAATCAACCAGCACGTGATGGGCGGCGCCGAGAAGCTGGCGCTGCGCCTGCGCGGCGGGGTGACCGACTACATCGCCCAGACCGTCAAGGGCTGGGACGAACGCCACCTGGTGCGCGAGCTGGAACTGGGCGTGGGCCGCGACCTGCAATACATCCGCTACAACGGCACCCTGGTGGGCGGGCTGATCGGACTGCTGCTGCATGCGGTGATCGTGTGGCTGGAGACCTAG
- a CDS encoding response regulator → MTTARPTVLLCDDSRALRMLAASQLEEAGFRVVGEAGNGHEAQAQYRALKPDVVLLDLVMPECDGRQALAGILEHDPQAKVVILSSLGAQSDIEHCLRSGARSYLQKPIDPEVMERVLREVLA, encoded by the coding sequence ATGACGACCGCACGACCGACCGTGCTGCTTTGCGACGACTCGCGCGCCCTGCGCATGCTGGCGGCCAGCCAGCTGGAAGAGGCCGGGTTCCGGGTCGTGGGCGAGGCCGGCAACGGCCACGAGGCCCAGGCCCAGTACCGCGCGCTCAAGCCGGACGTGGTCCTGCTGGACCTGGTGATGCCCGAATGCGATGGCCGCCAGGCCCTGGCCGGGATCCTCGAGCACGATCCGCAGGCGAAGGTGGTGATCCTCAGCTCGCTCGGTGCCCAGAGCGACATCGAGCACTGCCTGCGCAGCGGTGCCCGCTCCTACCTGCAGAAGCCGATCGATCCGGAAGTCATGGAGCGCGTGCTCCGTGAAGTCCTGGCCTGA
- a CDS encoding chemotaxis protein CheX translates to MAVKFLGQFLLERGLITPAQLLAATEAQRASNPLLGELAVRQGLLSEAQARRINERQRAEDRRFGDIALELGLLDTPEIEALLDAQKAGRKLFGQVLVEQGVLDAETLEKALVEHRAEQQAGNQELAATLAGHPLGELAQETTDLCMRLFPRMLATQVQPAGLADTVATATWPYTAHVRISGERSLRVGLSCDRATLQTLACAFLRVPTEQCDSELAADALGEIVNVLMGYVVRNTLSEDADYRATPPDFTRTAATLVDEGALAVQLNSQLGPLLLLVGE, encoded by the coding sequence ATGGCAGTCAAATTCCTGGGCCAGTTCCTGCTGGAACGTGGCCTGATCACGCCGGCGCAGCTGCTGGCGGCCACCGAGGCGCAGCGCGCGTCCAATCCCCTGCTGGGCGAACTGGCCGTGCGCCAGGGCCTGCTGAGCGAGGCGCAGGCGCGCCGGATCAACGAGCGCCAGCGCGCCGAGGATCGCCGCTTCGGCGACATCGCGCTGGAGCTGGGCCTGCTCGACACGCCCGAGATCGAGGCCCTGCTGGACGCGCAGAAGGCCGGACGCAAGCTGTTCGGCCAGGTGCTGGTCGAACAGGGCGTGCTTGATGCCGAAACACTGGAGAAGGCGCTGGTCGAGCACCGCGCCGAGCAGCAGGCCGGCAACCAGGAGCTGGCCGCGACCCTGGCCGGTCACCCGCTGGGCGAGCTGGCGCAGGAGACCACCGACCTGTGCATGCGCCTGTTCCCGCGCATGCTGGCCACCCAGGTGCAGCCGGCGGGACTGGCCGATACGGTAGCGACCGCGACCTGGCCGTACACCGCGCACGTGCGCATCAGCGGCGAGCGCAGCCTGCGGGTGGGCCTGTCGTGCGACCGCGCCACCCTGCAGACCCTGGCCTGCGCCTTCCTGCGCGTGCCGACCGAGCAGTGCGACAGCGAGCTTGCGGCCGATGCGCTGGGCGAGATCGTCAACGTGCTGATGGGCTACGTGGTGCGCAACACCCTGAGCGAGGACGCGGACTACCGCGCCACGCCCCCGGACTTCACCCGTACCGCGGCCACCCTGGTGGACGAGGGCGCGCTGGCGGTGCAGCTCAACAGCCAGCTGGGACCGCTGCTGCTGCTGGTCGGGGAGTAA